One part of the Arabidopsis thaliana chromosome 1 sequence genome encodes these proteins:
- a CDS encoding Polyketide cyclase/dehydrase and lipid transport superfamily protein: MLIKKLLRIRHLPCLPLFLFSSLGFLLYAFCYGKDKQQKSQRERLDYLRAMAGVQTLELEIQVNMTAERFFKTFKKKEGNFTDKTEAVYVHRDDPTSNSSIQIWNFIVDGKMEQIKEKIDVDEENKSVSFLALEGDVLKQYKSYKITLDVVPKDHKVCIAKWTWEYEKLNDDVPPPTRYTAFVEDYTRDLETRLLSES; the protein is encoded by the exons ATGCTTATCAAGAAACTGCTACGCATAAGGCACCTACCTTGCCTAcctctatttttgttttcttctcttggttTTCTACTCTATGCTTTTTGTTATGGTAAAGATAAACAACAGAAAAGTCAGCGTGAGAGACTGGATTATCTTAGAGCCATGGCTGGTGTCCAGACTCTCGAATTAGAGATCCAAGTGAATATGACCGCCGAGAGATTCTTCAAGactttcaagaagaaagaaggaaatttCACGGACAAGACAGAGGCAGTTTATGTTCATCGTGACGATCCCACATCCAACTCCTCTATTCAGATCTGGAATTTCATCGTTG ATGGAAAAATGGAGCAGATCAAAGAGAAGATAGACGTAGATGAAGAGAACAAGTCGGTGTCTTTCTTAGCTCTTGAAGGAGATGTGTTAAAGCAATATAAGAGCTATAAGATAACACTTGACGTTGTTCCTAAGGATCATAAAGTTTGTATTGCAAAGTGGACATGGGAATACGAGAAGTTAAATGACGACGTTCCTCCCCCTACCAGATACACTGCGTTCGTTGAAGATTACACACGCGACCTCGAGACTAGATTGTTGTCTGAATCATGA
- the AST91 gene encoding sulfate transporter 91 (sulfate transporter 91 (AST91); FUNCTIONS IN: sulfate transmembrane transporter activity; INVOLVED IN: sulfate transport, transport, transmembrane transport; LOCATED IN: integral to membrane, membrane; EXPRESSED IN: 22 plant structures; EXPRESSED DURING: 13 growth stages; CONTAINS InterPro DOMAIN/s: Sulphate transporter (InterPro:IPR011547), Sulphate transporter/antisigma-factor antagonist STAS (InterPro:IPR002645), Sulphate anion transporter, conserved site (InterPro:IPR018045), Sulphate anion transporter (InterPro:IPR001902); BEST Arabidopsis thaliana protein match is: sulfate transporter 3;4 (TAIR:AT3G15990.1); Has 10235 Blast hits to 10139 proteins in 1863 species: Archae - 39; Bacteria - 6188; Metazoa - 1155; Fungi - 478; Plants - 559; Viruses - 0; Other Eukaryotes - 1816 (source: NCBI BLink).), with the protein MEVHKVVAPPHKSTVAKLKTKLKETFFPDDPLRQFRGQPNRTKLIRAAQYIFPILQWCPEYSFSLLKSDVVSGLTIASLAIPQGISYAKLANLPPIVGLYSSFVPPLVYAVLGSSRDLAVGPVSIASLILGSMLRQQVSPVDDPVLFLQLAFSSTFFAGLFQASLGILRLGFIIDFLSKATLIGFMGGAAIIVSLQQLKGLLGITHFTKHMSVVPVLSSVFQHTNEWSWQTIVMGVCFLLFLLSTRHLSMKKPKLFWVSAGAPLLSVIVSTLLVFVFRAERHGISVIGKLPEGLNPPSWNMLQFHGSHLALVAKTGLVTGIVSLTEGIAVGRTFAALKNYHVDGNKEMIAIGLMNVVGSATSCYVTTGAFSRSAVNNNAGAKTAVSNIVMSVTVMVTLLFLMPLFEYTPNVVLGAIIVTAVIGLIDLPAACHIWKIDKFDFLVMLCAFFGVIFLSVQNGLAIAVGLSLFKILMQVTRPKMVIMGNIPGTDIYRDLHHYKEAQRIPGFLVLSIESPVNFANSNYLTERTSRWIEECEEEEAQEKHSSLQFLILEMSAVSGVDTNGVSFFKELKKTTAKKDIELVFVNPLSEVVEKLQRADEQKEFMRPEFLFLTVAEAVASLSLKGPSLSNV; encoded by the exons ATGGAGGTGCACAAGGTGGTTGCTCCGCCGCATAAGAGCACGGTGGCAAAGCTAAAGACAAAACTGAAGGAGACTTTCTTCCCGGACGATCCCTTAAGACAGTTCAGAGGACAACCAAACCGTACCAAGCTCATACGCGCCGCTCAATACATTTTTCCAATCCTCCAATGGTGTCCTGAGTACAGCTTCAGCCTACTCAAATCCGACGTCGTTTCAGGTCTTACCATCGCTAGTTTAGCTATTCCTCAG GGGATTAGTTACGCGAAGCTAGCAAATTTGCCACCAATCGTTGGTCTAT ACTCGAGCTTCGTGCCACCGTTGGTTTATGCGGTCTTGGGAAGCTCAAGAGATCTAGCAGTGGGACCAGTCTCCATAGCGTCGTTAATCTTAGGATCCATGCTAAGGCAACAAGTATCTCCCGTAGACGATCCTGTTCTCTTTCTACAGCTAGCCTTCTCTTCTACCTTCTTTGCTGGTCTCTTTCAAGCCTCTCTTGGAATCCTCAg GCTGGGATTTATAATAGACTTTCTATCAAAAGCGACGCTAATAGGGTTTATGGGTGGAGCAGCCATAATTGTATCACTCCAACAGCTAAAGGGTCTGCTTGGGATAACTCATTTCACAAAGCATATGAGTGTAGTCCCTGttctctcctctgttttccAACACACCAACGAG TGGTCATGGCAAACAATTGTGATGGGAGTTTGCTTCTTGCTCTTCTTGCTCTCGACACGTCACCTC AGCATGAAGAAGCCGAAGCTGTTTTGGGTCTCAGCCGGAGCACCACTTCTTTCCGTTATCGTCTCTACACttcttgtctttgttttcagAGCCGAGCGTCACGGAATCAGCGTC ATCGGGAAATTACCAGAAGGTTTGAATCCACCGTCTTGGAACATGCTTCAGTTTCACGGTAGTCATCTCGCACTCGTCGCCAAAACCGGACTCGTCACCGGAATCGTCTCCCTCAcg GAAGGAATCGCAGTGGGAAGAACATTTGCAGCGCTAAAGAACTACCACGTAGATGGAAACAAAGAGATGATCGCCATTGGTCTGATGAACGTAGTAGGCTCTGCCACATCTTGCTACGTCACAACCGGAGCATTCTCTAGATCAGCGGTCAACAACAACGCGGGAGCTAAAACCGCAGTTTCAAACATTGTTATGTCGGTCACTGTTATGGTTACGCTTCTCTTCCTAATGCCGCTTTTCGAATACACTCCCAATGTGGTCCTCGGTGCCATCATTGTGACCGCGGTCATTGGTCTCATCGACCTTCCCGCGGCCTGTCACATATGGAAGATCgataaatttgatttcttgGTGATGCTTTGCGCGTTCTTTGGTGTCATTTTCCTATCCGTTCAAAACGGTCTAGCCATTGCGGTGGGGCTATCGTTGTTCAAGATATTGATGCAAGTAACAAGGCCGAAAATGGTTATAATGGGTAATATTCCTGGAACGGATATATACCGAGATCTTCATCATTACAAAGAAGCACAAAGGATCCCgggatttcttgttttaagcATCGAATCTCCTGTCAATTTCGCCAATTCTAACTACCTCACTGAAAG AACATCTCGTTGGATTGAAGAATgcgaagaagaggaagctcAAGAGAAGCATTCTAGCCTACAgttcttgattcttgaaaTGTCAG CCGTGAGCGGTGTAGACACAAACGGAGTGTCCTTTTTTAAGGAACTTAAGAAAACAACCGCCAAGAAGGACATCGAG CTTGTGTTTGTGAACCCTCTAAGCGAAGTGGTGGAGAAGCTTCAAAGAGCTGACGAACAAAAAGAGTTCATGAGGCCCGAGTTTCTCTTCTTAACCGTCGCTGAGGCCGTTGCGTCGCTCTCTCTTAAAGGGCCATCTCTCAGTAACGTTtaa
- a CDS encoding GroES-like family protein (GroES-like family protein; FUNCTIONS IN: ATP binding; INVOLVED IN: protein folding; LOCATED IN: mitochondrion; EXPRESSED IN: 19 plant structures; EXPRESSED DURING: 11 growth stages; CONTAINS InterPro DOMAIN/s: Chaperonin Cpn10 (InterPro:IPR020818), GroES-like (InterPro:IPR011032), Chaperonin Cpn10, conserved site (InterPro:IPR018369), Chaperonin Cpn10, subgroup (InterPro:IPR001476); BEST Arabidopsis thaliana protein match is: chaperonin 10 (TAIR:AT1G14980.1); Has 8300 Blast hits to 8204 proteins in 2528 species: Archae - 1; Bacteria - 5400; Metazoa - 324; Fungi - 119; Plants - 327; Viruses - 2; Other Eukaryotes - 2127 (source: NCBI BLink).), producing MAKRLIPTLNRVLVEKILPPSKTVSGILLPEKSSQLNSGRVIAVGPGARDRAGNLIPVSVKEGDNVLLPEFGGTQVKLGEKEFLLYRDEDIMATLHE from the exons ATGGCGAAGCGTTTGATCCCGACTCTCAACCGTGTATTGGTGGAGAAGATTCTCCCACCGTCAAAGACCGTCTCCGGCATTCTCCTACCGGAGAAATCATCTCAG TTGAATTCCGGGAGAGTTATAGCAGTTGGTCCTGGAGCTAGAGACAGAGCAGGGAATCTAATTCCGGTTTCGGTTAAGGAAGGAGACAATGTTCTTTTGCCTGAATTTGGCGGTACTCAAGTTAAGCTTGGAGAGAAAGA GTTCCTATTGTATAGGGATGAAGATATCATGGCTACACTTCACGAGTGA
- a CDS encoding fold protein (unknown protein; FUNCTIONS IN: molecular_function unknown; LOCATED IN: chloroplast; BEST Arabidopsis thaliana protein match is: unknown protein (TAIR:AT1G70900.1); Has 59 Blast hits to 59 proteins in 15 species: Archae - 0; Bacteria - 0; Metazoa - 0; Fungi - 0; Plants - 59; Viruses - 0; Other Eukaryotes - 0 (source: NCBI BLink).): MSLQNVSKSSNALEGIHGVHVTSHSPFSFEKTTQVSDFQTNTKSSVMESNQRLSIERFWQQRPPCLRPICCSIRGDQSVLETAANVATSLPFIFLGMQAPRKNLNTKVYANSLIGVGIASSLYHASRGKLRKYLRWVDYTMIATTTICLSRALRNENPKFLMAASALVLPFQPLMVSAVHTGMMEVAFAKRSLKDPDLKTAHNVHKMSSLLGGALFIADDFFPETPFLHAGWHLAAAIGVGTCNKLLE; the protein is encoded by the exons ATGAGTCTGCAAAATGTATCAAAGTCGAGCAATGCCCTTGAGGGTATCCACGGGGTTCATGTCACGTCTCATTCTCCTTTCTCATTTGAGAAGACAACTCAAGTTAGTGACTTTCAGACCAACACCAAATCCTCTGTCAtggaatcaaatcaaagactTTCCATCGA ACGTTTTTGGCAGCAAAGACCTCCATGCTTAAGGCCAATCTGTTGCAGCATTCGCG GTGACCAGAGTGTCTTAGAAACAGCTGCTAATGTGGCTACTTCACTTCCTTTCATCTTCCTCGGAATGCAGGCACCAAG GAAGAATCTGAACACAAAGGTGTACGCAAACTCCCTAATTGGAGTTGGAATTGCGTCGAGTCTGTATCATGCCTCTAGGGGAAAGTTGAGGAAGTACCTGAGATGGGTAGATTACACAATGATAGCCACAACAACAATA TGTCTCTCAAGGGCTCTAAGGAATGAGAACCCAAAATTTCTGATGGCTGCATCAGCTTTAGTTCTACCTTTTCAACCTCTCATGGTCTCTGCCGTTCACACTGGAATGATGGAGGTCGCATTTGCTAAAAGAAGCTTAAAGGATCCAGATCTCAAAACAGCTCATAACGTACACAAGATGTCTTCCTTGCTAGGAGGTGCTCTGTTCATAGCTGATGATTTCTTCCCCGAGACACCTTTCCTTCACGCAGGCTGGCACCTCGCTGCAGCCATTGGAGTTGGAACATGCAATAAACTTCTTGAGTAG
- the RALFL2 gene encoding RALF-like 2 (RALF-like 2 (RALFL2); CONTAINS InterPro DOMAIN/s: Rapid ALkalinization Factor (InterPro:IPR008801); BEST Arabidopsis thaliana protein match is: RALF-like 3 (TAIR:AT1G23147.1); Has 41 Blast hits to 41 proteins in 3 species: Archae - 0; Bacteria - 0; Metazoa - 0; Fungi - 0; Plants - 41; Viruses - 0; Other Eukaryotes - 0 (source: NCBI BLink).): MEARHMLVTILLLSFVFMNIMKVEAQKVIGYPAIGRDGARGCSPKDPSCPQQPEKPYKRGCEKITRCERDRRKQAHLRNPRKVLDVVAVMAKAKQLY; this comes from the coding sequence ATGGAAGCAAGACATATGCTCGTGACAATACTCTTGTTATcatttgtgtttatgaatatCATGAAGGTGGAAGCTCAAAAAGTAATTGGATATCCAGCAATAGGACGTGATGGTGCACGTGGATGTAGTCCTAAAGATCCTTCATGTCCACAACAACCGGAGAAGCCGTACAAGCGAGGATGTGAGAAAATTACAAGATGTGAACGTGATCGCCGTAAGCAAGCCCATCTTCGGAATCCTCGAAAAGTACTAGATGTAGTCGCAGTGATGGCAAAGGCCAAGCAGCTCTACTGa
- a CDS encoding Polyketide cyclase/dehydrase and lipid transport superfamily protein (Polyketide cyclase/dehydrase and lipid transport superfamily protein; FUNCTIONS IN: molecular_function unknown; INVOLVED IN: response to biotic stimulus, defense response; LOCATED IN: cellular_component unknown; EXPRESSED IN: 15 plant structures; EXPRESSED DURING: 10 growth stages; CONTAINS InterPro DOMAIN/s: Bet v I allergen (InterPro:IPR000916); BEST Arabidopsis thaliana protein match is: MLP-like protein 31 (TAIR:AT1G70840.1); Has 372 Blast hits to 341 proteins in 42 species: Archae - 0; Bacteria - 0; Metazoa - 0; Fungi - 0; Plants - 372; Viruses - 0; Other Eukaryotes - 0 (source: NCBI BLink).), which produces MAQATRQSSLQGELEVDIEIKASAKKFHHMLSGRPQDVAKATPDIQGCALHEGEFGKVGSVIFWNYAIDGQPKVARERIEAVDQEKNLLVLRVIDGDLTKEFKSFLVTIQATPKLRGPGSVVKCHLKYERIDEKVAPPEKLLELFAKLTESMDEMLLSEV; this is translated from the exons ATGGCACAAGCTACGCGTCAGTCTTCTCTACAAGGGGAACTTGAGGTAGATATTGAGATCAAAGCATCGGCAAAGAAGTTCCATCACATGCTCTCTGGAAGACCACAAGATGTTGCGAAAGCCACTCCTGACATCCAGGGATGTGCTTTGCATGAGGGAGAGTTTGGCAAAGTTGGCAGTGTCATATTCTGGAACTATGCTATTG ATGGGCAGCCCAAGGTGGCGAGGGAGAGGATCGAGGCAGTGGATCAGGAGAAGAATCTGTTAGTGCTCAGGGTAATAGATGGAGATCTGACGAAAGAGTTCAAGAGCTTCTTGGTCACTATCCAGGCAACCCCAAAGCTAAGAGGACCGGGAAGTGTGGTTAAGTGTCACTTAAAATATGAGAGGATTGACGAGAAGGTGGCTCCTCCGGAGAAGCTGCTCGAGTTGTTTGCCAAGCTAACCGAATCAATGGACGAAATGCTTTTGTCCGAAGTCTAG
- the RALFL3 gene encoding RALF-like 3 (RALF-like 3 (RALFL3); CONTAINS InterPro DOMAIN/s: Rapid ALkalinization Factor (InterPro:IPR008801); BEST Arabidopsis thaliana protein match is: RALF-like 2 (TAIR:AT1G23145.1); Has 37 Blast hits to 37 proteins in 2 species: Archae - 0; Bacteria - 0; Metazoa - 0; Fungi - 0; Plants - 37; Viruses - 0; Other Eukaryotes - 0 (source: NCBI BLink).) has product MSNLRGTNRFILVAVLVSFVFLSIMNAEARKEIGYPKQRFGEDRTNPYEEITPPLIGGCDPKNPQTCLPKQPANPYRRGCLKITRCQRDV; this is encoded by the coding sequence atGAGCAATTTGAGAGGAACAAATAGGTTTATACTTGTGGCAGTACTCGTatcatttgtgtttttaagCATCATGAATGCTGAAGCTCGTAAAGAAATTGGATAtccaaaacaaagatttggTGAAGACCGAACGAATCCGTACGAGGAAATAACACCACCACTAATAGGAGGATGTGATCCTAAAAATCCTCAAACGTGTCTACCAAAACAGCCAGCAAATCCGTACCGACGAGGatgtttaaaaattacaagatGTCAGCGTGATGTATAA
- the AST91 gene encoding sulfate transporter 91 — translation MLRQQVSPVDDPVLFLQLAFSSTFFAGLFQASLGILRLGFIIDFLSKATLIGFMGGAAIIVSLQQLKGLLGITHFTKHMSVVPVLSSVFQHTNEWSWQTIVMGVCFLLFLLSTRHLSMKKPKLFWVSAGAPLLSVIVSTLLVFVFRAERHGISVIGKLPEGLNPPSWNMLQFHGSHLALVAKTGLVTGIVSLTEGIAVGRTFAALKNYHVDGNKEMIAIGLMNVVGSATSCYVTTGAFSRSAVNNNAGAKTAVSNIVMSVTVMVTLLFLMPLFEYTPNVVLGAIIVTAVIGLIDLPAACHIWKIDKFDFLVMLCAFFGVIFLSVQNGLAIAVGLSLFKILMQVTRPKMVIMGNIPGTDIYRDLHHYKEAQRIPGFLVLSIESPVNFANSNYLTERTSRWIEECEEEEAQEKHSSLQFLILEMSAVSGVDTNGVSFFKELKKTTAKKDIELVFVNPLSEVVEKLQRADEQKEFMRPEFLFLTVAEAVASLSLKGPSLSNV, via the exons ATGCTAAGGCAACAAGTATCTCCCGTAGACGATCCTGTTCTCTTTCTACAGCTAGCCTTCTCTTCTACCTTCTTTGCTGGTCTCTTTCAAGCCTCTCTTGGAATCCTCAg GCTGGGATTTATAATAGACTTTCTATCAAAAGCGACGCTAATAGGGTTTATGGGTGGAGCAGCCATAATTGTATCACTCCAACAGCTAAAGGGTCTGCTTGGGATAACTCATTTCACAAAGCATATGAGTGTAGTCCCTGttctctcctctgttttccAACACACCAACGAG TGGTCATGGCAAACAATTGTGATGGGAGTTTGCTTCTTGCTCTTCTTGCTCTCGACACGTCACCTC AGCATGAAGAAGCCGAAGCTGTTTTGGGTCTCAGCCGGAGCACCACTTCTTTCCGTTATCGTCTCTACACttcttgtctttgttttcagAGCCGAGCGTCACGGAATCAGCGTC ATCGGGAAATTACCAGAAGGTTTGAATCCACCGTCTTGGAACATGCTTCAGTTTCACGGTAGTCATCTCGCACTCGTCGCCAAAACCGGACTCGTCACCGGAATCGTCTCCCTCAcg GAAGGAATCGCAGTGGGAAGAACATTTGCAGCGCTAAAGAACTACCACGTAGATGGAAACAAAGAGATGATCGCCATTGGTCTGATGAACGTAGTAGGCTCTGCCACATCTTGCTACGTCACAACCGGAGCATTCTCTAGATCAGCGGTCAACAACAACGCGGGAGCTAAAACCGCAGTTTCAAACATTGTTATGTCGGTCACTGTTATGGTTACGCTTCTCTTCCTAATGCCGCTTTTCGAATACACTCCCAATGTGGTCCTCGGTGCCATCATTGTGACCGCGGTCATTGGTCTCATCGACCTTCCCGCGGCCTGTCACATATGGAAGATCgataaatttgatttcttgGTGATGCTTTGCGCGTTCTTTGGTGTCATTTTCCTATCCGTTCAAAACGGTCTAGCCATTGCGGTGGGGCTATCGTTGTTCAAGATATTGATGCAAGTAACAAGGCCGAAAATGGTTATAATGGGTAATATTCCTGGAACGGATATATACCGAGATCTTCATCATTACAAAGAAGCACAAAGGATCCCgggatttcttgttttaagcATCGAATCTCCTGTCAATTTCGCCAATTCTAACTACCTCACTGAAAG AACATCTCGTTGGATTGAAGAATgcgaagaagaggaagctcAAGAGAAGCATTCTAGCCTACAgttcttgattcttgaaaTGTCAG CCGTGAGCGGTGTAGACACAAACGGAGTGTCCTTTTTTAAGGAACTTAAGAAAACAACCGCCAAGAAGGACATCGAG CTTGTGTTTGTGAACCCTCTAAGCGAAGTGGTGGAGAAGCTTCAAAGAGCTGACGAACAAAAAGAGTTCATGAGGCCCGAGTTTCTCTTCTTAACCGTCGCTGAGGCCGTTGCGTCGCTCTCTCTTAAAGGGCCATCTCTCAGTAACGTTtaa
- a CDS encoding Polyketide cyclase/dehydrase and lipid transport superfamily protein (Polyketide cyclase/dehydrase and lipid transport superfamily protein; FUNCTIONS IN: molecular_function unknown; INVOLVED IN: response to biotic stimulus, defense response; LOCATED IN: cellular_component unknown; EXPRESSED IN: 9 plant structures; EXPRESSED DURING: LP.04 four leaves visible, 4 anthesis, petal differentiation and expansion stage; CONTAINS InterPro DOMAIN/s: Bet v I allergen (InterPro:IPR000916); BEST Arabidopsis thaliana protein match is: Polyketide cyclase/dehydrase and lipid transport superfamily protein (TAIR:AT1G70870.1); Has 405 Blast hits to 378 proteins in 44 species: Archae - 0; Bacteria - 0; Metazoa - 0; Fungi - 0; Plants - 405; Viruses - 0; Other Eukaryotes - 0 (source: NCBI BLink).), whose product MAGVQTLELEIQVNMTAERFFKTFKKKEGNFTDKTEAVYVHRDDPTSNSSIQIWNFIVDGKMEQIKEKIDVDEENKSVSFLALEGDVLKQYKSYKITLDVVPKDHKVCIAKWTWEYEKLNDDVPPPTRYTAFVEDYTRDLETRLLSES is encoded by the exons ATGGCTGGTGTCCAGACTCTCGAATTAGAGATCCAAGTGAATATGACCGCCGAGAGATTCTTCAAGactttcaagaagaaagaaggaaatttCACGGACAAGACAGAGGCAGTTTATGTTCATCGTGACGATCCCACATCCAACTCCTCTATTCAGATCTGGAATTTCATCGTTG ATGGAAAAATGGAGCAGATCAAAGAGAAGATAGACGTAGATGAAGAGAACAAGTCGGTGTCTTTCTTAGCTCTTGAAGGAGATGTGTTAAAGCAATATAAGAGCTATAAGATAACACTTGACGTTGTTCCTAAGGATCATAAAGTTTGTATTGCAAAGTGGACATGGGAATACGAGAAGTTAAATGACGACGTTCCTCCCCCTACCAGATACACTGCGTTCGTTGAAGATTACACACGCGACCTCGAGACTAGATTGTTGTCTGAATCATGA
- a CDS encoding Calcium-dependent lipid-binding (CaLB domain) family protein (Calcium-dependent lipid-binding (CaLB domain) family protein; FUNCTIONS IN: molecular_function unknown; INVOLVED IN: biological_process unknown; LOCATED IN: plasma membrane; EXPRESSED IN: 14 plant structures; EXPRESSED DURING: 7 growth stages; CONTAINS InterPro DOMAIN/s: C2 membrane targeting protein (InterPro:IPR018029), C2 calcium/lipid-binding domain, CaLB (InterPro:IPR008973), C2 calcium-dependent membrane targeting (InterPro:IPR000008); BEST Arabidopsis thaliana protein match is: Calcium-dependent lipid-binding (CaLB domain) family protein (TAIR:AT1G70810.1); Has 2565 Blast hits to 2253 proteins in 223 species: Archae - 0; Bacteria - 0; Metazoa - 1331; Fungi - 318; Plants - 674; Viruses - 0; Other Eukaryotes - 242 (source: NCBI BLink).): MENLVGLLRIRVKRGINLVSRDSNTSDPFVVVTMGSQKLKTRGVENSCNPEWDDELTLGINDPNQHVTLEVYDKDTFTSHDPMGDAEIDIKPFFEVQGTDIQELTNGTEIRRVKPSGDNCLAEESRIIFSNGKILQDMILQLRNVESGEVEIQIEWINVTGSSDF; encoded by the exons ATGGAGAATCTGGTGGGACTTCTTAGAATCAGAGTGAAAAGAGGGATTAATCTTGTTAGTCGTGATTCTAATACCAGCGACCCTTTCGTCGTCGTAACCATGGGTTCTCAG AAATTGAAGACACGTGGTGTGGAAAATAGCTGCAACCCTGAGTGGGACGATGAATTGACGCTTGGAATCAATGATCCTAATCAACATGTGACTCTC GAAGTGTATGATAAAGATACGTTCACTTCCCATGACCCGATGGGAGATGCGGAAATAGACATCAAGCCGTTTTTCGAGGTTCAAGGAACGGATATTCAAGAACTCACTAATGGAACCGAGATCCGTAGAGTGAAGCCGAGTGGAGATAACTGTTTGGCTGAAGAGAGTAGGATCATCTTCAGTAATGGAAAGATTCTTCAAGACATGATTCTCCAGCTGAGAAATGTAGAGAGTGGTGAGGTTGAGATCCAAATCGAGTGGATCAATGTTACTGGTTCAAGCGATTTTTGA